Proteins encoded in a region of the Balneola sp. genome:
- a CDS encoding universal stress protein — translation MSFPTNWLIATNGSIYASEAVKYAGLLSTELTNKPEVTILVVAYEKDAEDIALGIVEMAKYLFEEEGKKTVEPRLEVRIGEPGQTIVETAKELGCDHILIGGADFKWDINDKNPGGISNYVISNFDGVITVVK, via the coding sequence ATGAGTTTTCCAACTAATTGGCTTATAGCTACAAATGGAAGTATTTACGCAAGTGAAGCGGTAAAGTATGCTGGTTTACTTAGTACAGAACTGACAAATAAACCTGAGGTAACCATTTTAGTGGTTGCCTATGAAAAGGACGCAGAAGATATAGCCCTTGGAATAGTAGAAATGGCCAAATACTTATTTGAGGAGGAGGGTAAAAAAACCGTTGAACCCAGATTGGAAGTTCGTATTGGTGAGCCTGGACAAACCATTGTCGAAACTGCTAAAGAACTCGGTTGTGATCATATCTTGATTGGGGGTGCGGATTTTAAATGGGATATCAATGACAAAAATCCAGGGGGGATAAGCAACTACGTGATTTCAAATTTTGATGGGGTAATAACTGTAGTTAAATAA
- a CDS encoding UDP-N-acetylmuramoyl-tripeptide--D-alanyl-D-alanine ligase: MHVFQQVGYKHNEYWSWLRQHWEKKVVPLDLSLFIMLLFVGSVGLEFFDIEATNSSKAVAFFTLSIFWFGSVKKYRHQKVKKPLVFTPRVKRLTVPVVVFSLALPIFFGTWAYTGFIPIIWVPLPTYDAGLLSFDVILLFFGWILGAILLPFLILLGSGLTRPIERSIQNGFKKKARQKLASMPHLKIIALTGSYGKTSTKFMVRDLLKERYSVCSTPGSYNTPMGVCKVINNDLQSHHQILILEMGARYKGNIQELCDIAKPDISIITNVGVAHLETFGSQDIIAKEKGTLVDNLTSGGVAILNADDERVQKMGEGRAEIKRIMVGLNEGQIQAGDISYDTSGSTFEVGFPDARETFQTRLLGAHNVQNMLLAIGTAYHLGIRPKTMALAAKNIEPVKHRLELKQQGELFVIDDAFNSNPVGAKNAVEILSEFNSGKRIIVTPGMIELGDQEYEENKTFGRAIGLANLDAVILVGEERAKPIFEGINEEAESTDHVRIVNSLFEANDIVKEIATPGDVILYENDLPDVYNE; encoded by the coding sequence TTGCATGTATTTCAACAAGTAGGATACAAGCATAATGAGTATTGGAGCTGGTTAAGGCAGCACTGGGAGAAAAAAGTAGTTCCATTAGATCTTTCGCTCTTTATCATGTTATTATTTGTTGGGTCGGTAGGTCTGGAATTTTTTGATATTGAGGCGACAAACTCTAGCAAAGCAGTAGCTTTTTTTACTCTTTCAATTTTTTGGTTTGGTAGCGTAAAAAAGTATCGCCATCAAAAAGTTAAAAAGCCCCTTGTTTTTACCCCCAGGGTGAAGCGACTTACAGTTCCGGTAGTAGTATTCTCACTGGCGCTTCCCATCTTTTTTGGAACGTGGGCTTATACAGGTTTTATTCCCATTATATGGGTACCTCTTCCAACTTATGATGCGGGACTACTTTCATTTGATGTAATTCTATTGTTCTTCGGGTGGATACTTGGAGCTATTCTACTTCCTTTTTTAATTCTATTGGGTAGTGGCCTTACCAGACCAATTGAGAGAAGTATTCAAAATGGATTTAAAAAAAAGGCACGGCAAAAACTCGCCTCAATGCCTCATCTAAAAATAATTGCATTAACGGGCAGCTATGGCAAGACCAGCACTAAGTTTATGGTCCGTGATTTATTAAAGGAGAGGTATAGTGTTTGTTCTACTCCAGGTAGTTATAACACCCCTATGGGAGTTTGTAAAGTAATCAACAACGACCTTCAATCTCATCACCAGATATTGATTCTGGAAATGGGCGCCCGATATAAAGGAAATATCCAGGAGCTATGCGATATTGCGAAGCCTGATATTTCAATTATTACAAATGTAGGAGTGGCACATCTGGAAACCTTTGGTAGCCAAGATATAATCGCAAAAGAAAAAGGAACGTTGGTTGACAATCTTACTTCTGGAGGTGTAGCTATACTAAATGCTGATGATGAACGGGTACAGAAAATGGGTGAAGGTAGAGCGGAGATTAAGCGAATAATGGTAGGCTTGAATGAGGGGCAAATTCAAGCAGGTGATATATCTTATGATACCAGTGGTTCAACTTTTGAAGTTGGTTTTCCGGATGCAAGAGAAACATTTCAAACAAGATTGCTGGGAGCGCATAACGTTCAAAATATGCTTTTAGCTATTGGGACTGCTTATCATTTGGGAATCCGTCCTAAGACAATGGCCCTGGCTGCAAAAAATATTGAACCGGTTAAGCATCGTTTAGAATTGAAGCAACAAGGAGAATTGTTTGTGATTGATGATGCGTTTAATAGTAATCCAGTTGGGGCAAAGAACGCAGTAGAAATTCTGAGCGAGTTTAATTCCGGAAAAAGAATAATCGTTACCCCTGGAATGATTGAACTAGGTGATCAGGAGTATGAAGAGAACAAAACATTTGGAAGAGCGATCGGTCTGGCCAATCTTGATGCGGTTATTTTAGTAGGAGAAGAAAGAGCCAAACCTATTTTTGAAGGCATAAATGAAGAAGCTGAGTCAACAGATCATGTAAGGATCGTAAACAGTCTTTTTGAGGCAAATGATATTGTGAAAGAAATTGCTACTCCAGGAGACGTAATTCTGTATGAGAATGACCTTCCGGATGTATATAATGAATGA
- a CDS encoding ABC transporter permease: MDHTGFIARRYLFSRKHVSLISTLTYISIVGVTIGTALLIVVLSVFNGFFDVIKNLLLSYDPDIRIESSSATLFKQNQALIDELESIPEIKNYSLYVEGKALLSYRNDRSAVVNVKGIEIENFFKMVNIEESVTSGVFEVEVRNRKPGSVIPEEIRNQLLLTPGDEIVLLSANGMKKALTQITVPRSFRFDVRGTYFLQQVASGPQVFIDLNAAQRLFNSRNSISGIDVKLENNEDAEYVKQNLEVALGDGYKISTWYDLQKPLYDVMYLEKWGAYVILMIIVIVAVLNIIGSLTMIVIQKRRDIGILISMGYGKSAIKNIFRKQGLYIGAIGCGIGGTLGFLLCWIQQEFGIIKLSSAFIIDAYPVDVQLFDVTLVLVGSLLLCLAASWFPSKRASEIQPAEAVRYE; the protein is encoded by the coding sequence ATGGATCATACCGGATTTATTGCTCGCCGATATCTTTTTTCGCGCAAGCATGTCTCTTTAATATCTACCCTCACTTACATAAGCATCGTTGGAGTTACTATTGGTACCGCTCTGCTTATTGTAGTTCTCTCCGTATTTAATGGCTTTTTTGATGTTATTAAGAATCTATTACTCTCTTATGATCCGGATATCCGCATTGAATCTTCTTCAGCTACTCTTTTTAAGCAAAACCAGGCTCTTATTGATGAACTTGAGTCTATTCCTGAAATAAAAAATTACTCCCTGTATGTGGAAGGAAAAGCCTTGCTCAGCTATCGAAATGATAGAAGCGCCGTTGTTAATGTAAAAGGCATTGAAATAGAGAACTTTTTCAAAATGGTAAATATTGAAGAGAGTGTTACCTCTGGTGTATTTGAGGTAGAAGTCCGGAACCGAAAACCCGGCTCTGTTATTCCTGAAGAAATCCGAAATCAACTATTGCTTACTCCCGGGGATGAAATTGTATTACTTAGTGCAAATGGGATGAAGAAAGCACTAACCCAGATTACTGTTCCTCGGTCATTTCGTTTTGATGTGAGAGGCACTTATTTCTTGCAACAAGTAGCCAGTGGGCCACAGGTTTTTATAGACCTCAATGCTGCTCAGCGATTATTTAATTCACGAAACAGCATATCAGGTATAGATGTTAAACTGGAGAATAATGAAGACGCGGAATATGTGAAGCAAAACCTTGAGGTAGCTCTGGGTGATGGGTATAAGATTTCTACCTGGTATGATCTCCAAAAACCACTTTATGACGTTATGTACCTTGAAAAATGGGGAGCGTATGTCATCTTGATGATCATTGTGATAGTTGCCGTACTTAATATCATCGGCTCTCTGACAATGATCGTAATCCAAAAAAGAAGAGACATCGGTATTTTGATATCGATGGGATATGGAAAATCGGCCATAAAAAACATCTTCAGAAAACAAGGTCTTTATATCGGAGCTATAGGGTGTGGTATCGGAGGAACTCTTGGGTTCTTACTGTGTTGGATTCAACAGGAATTTGGGATTATAAAGCTATCCTCAGCCTTTATCATAGATGCATATCCGGTTGACGTACAGCTTTTTGATGTTACTCTAGTACTGGTGGGTAGTTTATTACTTTGTCTTGCTGCAAGTTGGTTTCCATCAAAACGTGCATCAGAAATTCAGCCTGCTGAAGCAGTTCGTTACGAGTAA
- a CDS encoding glucose-1-phosphate thymidylyltransferase produces the protein MKLIIPMAGRGTRVRPHSHTVPKPLLPVAGTMIIERLVETFIRTLDRDISEVVYILGPDFGQSIKDQLRAMSERHNAKATFRVQEQALGTAHAVACASEDLDGEVIVAFADTLFDSKEKFNIEGADSVIWLKRVDDPSRFGVAVHEEDRITGFVEKPQEFISDLAIIGVYYFKDGEEIKRQVNRVIDEDIKGPGGEYFLTEALDNMINEGKLFKTATVDEWLDCGTLPAWLETTGEIVAKENHSFDPSKYPGSNIIPPVFIAEGVTIENSTIGPKVSIEAGTVIKSSTIENSIIRENSNIVDVTTSGSTIGAHTTLKNVSGKVDLGDHSSITMD, from the coding sequence ATGAAATTAATCATCCCTATGGCGGGAAGGGGTACCCGCGTAAGGCCTCATTCACATACTGTACCAAAACCTTTGCTACCTGTAGCGGGAACAATGATCATCGAACGACTGGTAGAAACATTCATTCGAACCTTGGATAGGGATATTTCGGAAGTAGTATACATTCTGGGCCCTGATTTTGGGCAATCGATAAAAGATCAACTTCGAGCGATGAGTGAGCGACATAATGCTAAAGCAACATTTAGGGTTCAAGAACAGGCTCTTGGCACCGCACATGCTGTAGCTTGCGCAAGTGAAGACTTAGATGGAGAAGTAATCGTTGCTTTTGCAGATACCCTTTTTGATAGTAAAGAAAAATTTAACATTGAGGGAGCAGATAGTGTAATCTGGCTAAAAAGAGTTGACGACCCTTCTCGTTTTGGAGTAGCCGTTCACGAAGAAGATAGGATTACCGGTTTTGTTGAAAAACCTCAGGAATTCATATCAGACCTGGCCATAATTGGAGTGTACTACTTTAAAGATGGTGAGGAAATTAAGCGTCAGGTAAACAGGGTAATTGATGAAGACATTAAAGGTCCGGGAGGGGAGTACTTTTTGACCGAAGCTTTGGATAATATGATTAATGAAGGCAAGCTATTTAAAACAGCTACTGTAGACGAATGGTTAGACTGTGGAACGCTACCGGCTTGGCTGGAGACCACCGGAGAAATAGTAGCAAAAGAAAACCACTCGTTTGACCCCAGTAAGTACCCTGGCTCAAATATAATTCCACCGGTATTTATAGCTGAAGGTGTAACTATTGAAAATAGCACTATCGGCCCTAAAGTAAGTATTGAAGCAGGAACTGTTATCAAAAGCTCAACTATTGAAAATTCAATCATAAGAGAAAATTCAAACATTGTGGATGTGACTACATCCGGTTCCACAATTGGCGCTCATACAACTTTGAAGAATGTCTCTGGAAAAGTGGATTTAGGAGATCATTCTTCCATAACTATGGATTAA